DNA sequence from the Phocoena sinus isolate mPhoSin1 chromosome 9, mPhoSin1.pri, whole genome shotgun sequence genome:
TTTTCAATGAAAGGGtggcaaatacatttttatagaatatataatatgGTATTCCATGTATGATAGGTTCAAAATAACAATATTACTAATCAGactaaaaaatgtattattagatATCTTCAGAATTTATTTGACTCTTAGATTATATCCTCCAAAAGATTCAGAGTCAAAATACTAGTTTTGAAAgtcacttaaaataattatatacccTTTTTGTAGTTATGCCATTATTTGATATTCATTTAGGTTCagttgttttgtcttgtttccagttttagaaggaatgctttttattctttttgatttaattttgttttttaattacacaAAATATTTACATGATCCAGGACCAAAATTATAGTAAGGTACATTCACATAAATTTCACTTCCATACCTGTCCAATCCTTTGTCTCCTACCTCATCTTATaggtaaacatttttaatatctttgtatcttctgtgatttgtgtgtgtgtatttattcatATTGTTCTAGaccctgtttttctttaatgtatcCTGAGGATCAGATGATatacacatattgataatttgcTGATTTTTCATCCATAATTTCTTCAACCAACCCCCTATTGATGAGTATCTGGTGTGTTTCCAGTTTTCAGTTATTCCAAATAATATATCAACTACGGCATATagcattttggggtttttttttgtcacAATACCTTTGGGATAGATTTTTAAAGGAGGGATTGCTCAAGAAAAGGGCAAATGTACTTATAATTTGGCCATATCAGGGGCATACTTTTAAACATTAATCTTGCCAAGAAAatgtaggaattttaaaaaatcttgttgttacagagaaagaaaaaaactgtttaaaatggGATGATCATATTTATCAGGAATATTTTATTAGtggaatttaaattattaaatttatgcATTGTCTCTGGTATAGTATAAATAAGCACCTTGAACAGTACAAAAATTTTAACAACTTAACGCTGAGtggggatggatggatagatgaagagagagagagagacagagaatccccccaccccgacccgaGGAGTGCATTTCTGGTTGTAATTACTTTACTAGCTTTTTAATTCAGtcaaaaaaattactttattttattatcttttaaatgacactgtagaaataGAAGTAAGTTAGCAGTGTCTACATAGTagcatttgtaacattttttgaaGTGTTGGTAAGTCTGCAAGTTTGTCTCCTTGGCCCCAAAATTTAATCTGacttttaaatgcaaaattaaatatatttgctgGTCCTTTTTATAATCCTATGTGTTAAAAGAATATGATTatattgtcttatatttttcagttacTATCATCTTCTGAAATCAGGGAGAGCAACCCCAAGAACTGGGTGAGTCatatttgcttttatatcttATGCACAGCAAGAATTTAACCTCATAAAAAAATAGTtgaacattaaatttaaaataatagattcGCATTTGAATAGCAGCTAGTTAtgtataaaaaatacacaaatttaaaaatatagcataAGAACTGGTGAATAAATCACTAATGATTTGCTTACTTGTGTTACCATATTATCCTTCAGATATAATCATAAAGGCATTCACAAGATGACATACGGGGAAAAAAAGGGGTTAAAATTGCTTCTTCTTAATTTTCAGTCTTCTACTTGCAAAGAGAAGCTTTGGCATCTTCTTGTTCTTTCCCCTTTTCAAGGCTAaggtcaacaaaataaaaataaacatcatatTACCCAGTCTGTAGGCTCGCTATAAATCACCACTTACGACATGCTTACAAACtcacctcattttaattttaatgattataaaGTCAGTTTTACTCACTATCCACTTAGTCAATAACACTCTACCTAGCCAGTATAAGCATTTTGACAAAACTGACCAGTACTAAAGTGCTATCTATGTAGAAGTAGTCTAGAAATGGCAATATGTTATTAGTAAAATGGATacatcaaaatataattttgcttatgagttatttataaagttagtttaaaaactgaataagaaaaaaatccactaCCTTTTACACAAATGCGTTTGCAGTCCTTCACGTTAACAAAGTTATTGTTATTCCCTCCACAGCCAGTATAGGTGAAGGCCTCACAGGCTTTGTGTCTTGGATTAAAATAATAGCGAGTTGCATTAGCAGAGCATAGTCCCTCATCTTTTGGACTATAGCAAAATGATGGaccttaatgaaaaagaaaataaaattaaaaatgcagtaATAGCATATTTACTAAACTGTGCTGATTACTGAAGTAACTGAAGAAAATCTAATCCCATAGAAGCTTCGTTCTGAATCCAAAATATACTACGCCATTTAAAAAGTGTGCCTTGAATTTCAAAACAGCTTACGTGCCATATATTGTTAACtctaaatttttataaagtgGACAGAATATCAAGCTATGTCCTTGTATCGTTTGAATGTGTAAAGAAATTAAACCTGAAAAACAGATATGGCCAGGTAAAAATGGGCTACATTTCATGGGAAAATATGTGACATGCTTTGGTAAACTCTCTTGTgttggtagttttattttaaatgtttttatcagCTCTCCTTCCATTATTAATCAAGAATACATGTATCTAATTCCCAGGTAGCCACTGGAACACTTACATTTacataaacaatttaaaagaaggCCAGCAACAACCATCTCCTCATTAATTCAAGATTTTGCATATTCAACACTGTATAGCTACAGAGCTTTATCAAAGTCTCTGCCAAAGCAAGTTTTCCTTGTTTGTTGAACTTATTTATCTCTGTGTACGTGTCTCTGCTGTGCCTACGGAAAATGCCTGTACAAACATTACATACTACCCAAGTAACCCATGATTTTAGGGATTGTGTGGGGGGAATGTAGGTAAGcaatggggaagagagaaaagagggataGAGATCAATTTGTGCTACTATTTGTAACTACTAAAGAACACAGAAATCTAACCAAAAACTTTAGAAATTTTCAGGTTTCACCATGAAGTCTTTCTATCACACTATCTCATATATACAACTGATTTCATACAAACCTGAGGTCATGTCATTAATGAAGATTGTAATTTTTTACGTGTAAATTACATAGATGAGAAATAGTTCTAAAGAAACAATGCAGAAGAGGAAGCAAAACTTGAATCATAGCTTTGTGACTTTCCAGCCCTGAGAACTTGGCAAGTTGTTAACTTCTAGCTTGCACTCTAATATGTAGAACAGGGGATAATAATACTCCCTCACAGGGCAGTAGTGTGAAGATTGATATCATATTATATGTGAAATCACCAGAACGCAAACCATGTTCATTCCACATCAAATTGTTAACTTTTTCACCCTAAAGCCTTAAtaaggaaatgaaatagaaacactgTAAAAAGAATATTTACCTTTCTTTGGTGCACAGAAGCCCATACAAGTAGCTTCATCCGGGAACCGGTTCTCACTGCTGTGACACCCGCCAGATATGAATTTTTCACATGCCATGGAACTTAGATTGAAGAAATACACTTCTCTGAGCTCCCCACACTGCCTCTTACTGACTTCCAACCGGCAAATCTTGGGAACTTCTAGGACAAGAAGAGCACAAAACAATGTTAGTAAAAATTTAACCTTCTTAGTATTACTTTCAAAACTTTACTGTATTTTCAGAAACAACTGATGGTGGccaggggtggagtgggggaaggCATCATATTTAGTGCTGGGCTAGTAAACCCCCAAAAGACTGCCCACTAGTCCAGTTACAGTGAGACCTTGTATCCCTGGGTCCagaatccacagattcaaccaaccccagacagaaaatattcaggaaaaaaaattccagaaagttcaaaaaaaaaaaaaaaagcaaaacttaaatttgtcCTATGGTGGCAACTATATGCCTAGCATTTATGTTGTATTAggcattataagtaatctagagatgatttaaagtataagagaggatgtgcataggttatagaCAAACGCTGTGGATTTTGgtatgggtggggtggggtcctggaaccaatccccacaGACACTGAGAGGGAACTGGattcggctttttttttttttttttttttttttaacagtgtctCCAGACTTGGCTCGGCTATGATAAATTTTCAACTTCAGTGGAAAGACTATTCTCTCAGTATTCTGATTGTTTCTACATACGAAGTTAATCAGACTTATTCAtaggaatacacatttttccctgGCTCCATTCCTTGAATAGCAGAGCCCCAGGTTCTGTTACAGGCCTTAACAGAgataataaacataattaaaataaaatcgaAAACAGCATCGTGAATCTCCACTATATCTCTATACTAATCTAAGAGCTGATGGGGTATCGGGGACAAAAATAAGGTTATAATTAGCTAAATCACACTTTAATAACAAAATCCACTAAAAGTATTTCAGATTGATAGATAGTGGACACGAGAAAATGCTATTCTCAAGGAGGCATAAAAACCATAGGTTTAGAACTATAATAAATACAGACAAGCCCTTATGTTGCACCTAATACATTATACTCTTGCAGCGTTATGTCTTACTGGTGAAATCTTTTCCTGAGTCTGCACACGCAGTGAATTATGATAAATGCCAGTTAGGAGAGAGGAGATGTCTTAGGCGTTGTAAACTTTGTGATCACTTGTGGTAAACTGAAAAGCATTAAAAGCCTTActtaatatttgagaaaattcagGCTAAAACTTACTGTAGAAGATGGGATCTGGAAAATAAGCTGTTACTACTAGCCCTTCAGTGCAAGGAGCAGCACAAGAGTCTTGAGTGTGCGTGCGAGCACTTACTCTGTATCCTCCAGCAAGCTTCATCGCAGGCCTCCCAAGTTTCGAAATTGTTGGCATTGCCCTCGCAGCCCCCATACATGAACTCGCGGCAGCTCTGCGTATACCTGTCATAGTAGTAACTGGGGATCCGGGCCCGGCAGGGCCCTTCGTCCGGGGGCAGGAGGCAGATCTCCGCGTTATTTCCTACAGGAGGGGCAGAAGGAGAGCCAGAGAGTGAGAGGAGGAGGTCAGCCACATCTCCGCGGAGGGAGAGGCTTCCCGGGGAGTTCTGTCCCGGCAGCTTCCCAGCACAGCAGAAGGGCATCTGCAGAGAAAGAAAGTGCAAACTTGGGTGCAAGTGCCCCGTTGCATGGTGCACGGCAGGGATCGGGGAAAGCGGGGCACAGAGAGCGAGTGCAGGGGTCCGCGGAGCCCTCGCCGCCTGGCCGGGGCGATAAGGGGGTCCCCTGGGCAGGGAGATACCTGGCGGCGCTTGAGGAGCATCTCCCAGCGCAGTTCCCACCAGGAGCAGCGGCAGAACCACCAGCCGGAGGGGGTGAACAGAGTACATGGTGTCTGGATTCAAGCCGCCCGTGGGGTGAGGCGTCCCCAGAATGTGCCAGCGGGAGGAAGGTGCACAGCGTCCAACCTCGAGGCAGTCTGAGTAGCGTGGTGGGTGCTGCTGCTTTATGTAGGGTGAGCGTCCTTCTGACCCGGGACAGGGCGGAGCGTGCCTTTGCGGAGCCTGGAGGGGAGACTGATTCATGCCCTGAGAGCTCTGACCCTGCCGCCCCCTGGGCGCTGGAGAGTGTGGGCGGAGGAGAGGAATTCCCCACCAAGTTGAACCTGCTTCCCAAACTTTCTCCAGTGGCCGAGCGGGGATGACCAGATGGGGCACTGTGTCAGAGATGGGAAGTCCACAGGCTAGAGGGAAATGACCTGGATGTGATTGCACAAGGTTCCAACTTGCAGCATCACGCTGAAGCTTGAATCCACACTTTGAAAGCACAAAGTCCACGTCTTTGAAGGGCAGAAAGTGTGGAATTCACAGGGCCAAGGGGAGCTGGGCTCATTGCATTAGACCCTTTAATAGAAATTTAAGtatatgtatttctttacatttatacatagatatacacaTTCATATTTCAATCGAGCTCTAATTTACATTTCATAAAAGACTCATAATATTACAGTTGGATCAGTTTTGACTATATATACCCTTGTAATCACCACTCCAATCAAGAattaaacatttccatcaccccagaacaTTCTCTCATACCCTTTCCCAGTCAATCCTTCCAACCCCAGGCCAGGGGCAACCATTCTGAGCACCACAGATTGGTTTCACCTGTTGTAAATCtcatgcaaatggaatcataaGATATTTACTGTTTTGTACTTCTTTTACTCCACTACTGTTTTCAAGACACACATGCTATTGTAGAGTTTGTTCCTTCTAAGTGTTGAGCAGTCTTCCAATGTATGAGTATACAACAAAGGTCCTATTATTggacatttgtgttatttctaGTTTGGGGCAACTATGATAAAGCTGCTTTGTGTGTGCAAACAATTTTATTACTcttgagtaaaatattttaaaatattagaaactgccaaacagttttccagaaTGATTATACCATTTTACACTGCCATCAGCTATGTGTCAGTGTTTTAACTATGCTTTTGGAGCTGGAACATAAAAGTCCAAAGAGAGGtggccctggggggggggggggatcctGAAGCTTTGGCCAGATCAGCCCCTTCCCATACATTTCTTAGTGTCAGTGCATCTATTATAGTTAATTGTTCCTTTGATATATTAGCCTGAGCAAAACAAATTATCTACACTGGGattttacatgaaatatcaaGGATATTTTTGGAGAAGGTTTTAATGGGTTCTCTTGATGAATgtgtcttcccttcctcccccttttcctcttgctCTATTTAATATTCTTAAGGGAATAATTATCCTTGGCTTCTCCTAAAGATACTGGAGGGAGTTTACAGGAGTTCTCTTTCAAGTTTCTGAGAATCTCTGTGCTCACAGCGAGTTAATAGTCTGGGATGTTTTCACACTATAACCCCTTGGGCCAGTTTTCAGTTATCCTGATGCCATGACAGAGAACCATATTCCTAGGAAAACTAACCTGGTCTGGAAATACTGTGTCATTTATGCTGTCAGATTACTAGATATCTATGATTAAAAATGACAGAGATGTAAGGATACATGTTTAACAACAAGcttaccaagagaaaaaaaaagggcggcggggcggggggggcaattggtggtttgtatattttactgaTTTCCATGGAGTAAATGCTCTCACTTTGGCTTGATTTCAAGCTGCCAGAGTTGGAAATAGATGGATACAATCAGTTCACCAGAGCCAGTGTGAGCTGACTCCAGCACGCCAAGCCCTGCGGCAGCCAGCTGGTTTTGGAAAAACACACTCATATGAGAATCAGATAAGACCTTCCCAATACCTCCCAAATATTATTAGGGGAGGAAAATTTTACCACACGTTTATACAGGATCATGTTCAGAAGAAAAGCTAATTCAACGTCAAACTTAACCTATTTCCATTCTTCTGAATATGATTAAATATATCTCCGAAACGGACTAAAACAAATTAAAGGATGGAGACTCAGTCAGACTTACCATTTAGCGTTAACTATTGTCACGTCTGTTCTTTGTTCTCAGCTGCTGACAGTTTTTAATCATCTTTTGCTTCATGTAGAAAGAGAAATCTTTGGAATTAGGGCAGGTTATTTTGGGAAATTGCATGGTGCAATGGGAAAGCAGACTTGGGAGTCTGAGGAAACCTGGATTTTATTCCTTGTTCCTTTGGACAAGTTACATaaactctcagagcctcagttttcttatctgtgaaatggatatAATCACTGTCCCGTACATGTGTGCTATAAGGATTAAAGGGAAAGCGCCTAGGAACTCTGAGAGATGTGCTTCTCACATACAGGCACAGAATCCATCAGAATCATCCCATGTCTCAGTTACCACTGAAAGCCTTGGCAGGGCATTTTAAGATGGAGCATTAACCACAATCAAGAAACACAGCAACATGAACTGGCCTTGCAGGACTACAACCTGTGGCTTTGCTCCCATCAGCTCTCCTCTTTGGCTGTGCTCAGAGGTCACCTCTCCACGTAGGAAGGTGTCACACAATCAGATACCACTTTGTGATAGTCTCTTCTGGGGAAATGAGCTTCAGGGTTCTCTCAGCCCCAGCAGATACTCAGTCCACTCAGGCCTGCTGTGTGACAGATAGAGGCGGAGGGGTTCAAAACCAGGCTTTTCACCCCTCTGTGGTATGGAGTCTATAGACACAGGTTGAAATCTGTATTCAGAGATTCTCTAGAGATGTTAGTTTCCTCTCTTGTTCTATGCCAAATAGGGTGCGTCTCTAAAACCTCTGTGACCGCTGAGCAGGGACAGGGAAGAAGAAGTGAACAAGTGCGGGGGGAGTCAGAAGTTTGAGATTGTCAAGCCAGATGATCAGGAAGGAAATTACTCCTCAATTGCAAAACACTTGAGGATTTTTATATCCATGAAAAAGATATTTTCCTATATAAGAGGAATCTAAAATTCCGGGGACTACTTTAAATTACTGGATTTATCCTTAGGACTATGTGAAAGTAGCCATGTGACCACCACGATCAGCCTCCCCATGGGGATGTCATAGTACT
Encoded proteins:
- the TFPI2 gene encoding tissue factor pathway inhibitor 2 is translated as MNQSPLQAPQRHAPPCPGSEGRSPYIKQQHPPRYSDCLEVGRCAPSSRWHILGTPHPTGGLNPDTMYSVHPLRLVVLPLLLVGTALGDAPQAPPGNNAEICLLPPDEGPCRARIPSYYYDRYTQSCREFMYGGCEGNANNFETWEACDEACWRIQKVPKICRLEVSKRQCGELREVYFFNLSSMACEKFISGGCHSSENRFPDEATCMGFCAPKKGPSFCYSPKDEGLCSANATRYYFNPRHKACEAFTYTGCGGNNNNFVNVKDCKRICVKALKRGKNKKMPKLLFASRRLKIKKKQF